The sequence GGTCGGCCTGCTCGGCACGCTCGTGTCGGGCCTGTTCGGCGTCGCGTGGGGCGCCACCGCGGGCTTCGCGGGCGGCCGTATCGACTCCGTGATGATGCGCATCGTCGACATGATGTACGCGATCCCGTACCTGCTGATCGCGATCCTGATGATGACCCTGTTCGGCCGCTCGTTCCTGCTGGTCGTGCTGACCATCAGCGCGTTCTCGTGGATCGACATGGCGCGCGTCGTGCGCGGCCAGACGCTGTCGCTGCGCAACCGCGAGTTCGTCGACGCGGCGCGCGCGATCGGCGTATCGCCGGCGTCGATCGTGCTGCGCCACGTCGTGCCGAACCTGCTCGGCGTGGTCGTCGTGTACGCGACGGTCTCGGTGCCGAACATCGTGCTGACCGAATCGGTGCTGTCGTTCCTCGGCCTCGGCGTGCAGGAGCCGATGACGAGCTGGGGCGTGCTGATCCAGGACGGCGCGCAGAAACTGGAATCGATGCCGTGGCTGCTGCTGGGCCCGGCCGTCATGCTGTGCGTGACGCTTTACTGCGTGAACTTCGTTGGCGACGGCCTGCGTGACGCGCTCGACCCGAAGGACCGCTGAAATGAAACGACCCCCACACTCACTTCGTTCGTTGCCCCCCGAGGGGGCGGTCAGCCTTCTTGGGGCGGCCCGGCGGAGGCTGACATGACCGCACTACTAGAAGTCGACAACCTCGGCGTGCGCTTCACGCGCAAGGACGCACCGCCGATCGACGCCGTGAGCGGCGTGTCGTTCTCGCTCGAAGCCGGCAAGACGCTCGGCATCGTCGGCGAATCGGGCTCGGGCAAGAGCCAGACCGTGATGGCGCTGCTCGGCCTCCTGGCCGGCAACGGCACGACGACCGGCACCGCGCGCTACCGCGGCGACAACCTGCTCGACATGGATACGCGTGCGCTGAACGCGGTGCGCGGCGACCGGATCGCGATGATCTTCCAGGATCCGATGACGTCGCTCAATCCGTTCCTGACGATCGAGCGGCAGATGACCGAGACGCTGCAGCTGCATCGCAAGCTGTCGCGCAAGGACGCGACCAAGCGCGCGATCGAGGCGCTCGAAACGGTGCGGATTCCCGACGCGGCGCGGCGCATCCGCATGTATCCGCACGAGTTCTCGGGCGGCATGCGGCAGCGCGTGATGATCGCGATGGCGCTGCTGTCTGAGCCGGAAATCCTGATCGCCGACGAGCCGACCACCGCGCTCGACGTGACCGTGCAGGCGCAGATCATCGACCTGCTGCGCGAGCTGAACCGCGAGCGCGGCACCGCGATCGTGCTGATCACGCACGACATGGGCGTGGTCGCCGGCCTCGCGGACGACGTGATGGTCATGTATGCGGGCCGCACCGTCGAACATGCGCCGGCCGACTCGATCTTCGCGGCGCCGTCGCATCCCTACACGATCGGCCTGCTCAACGCGCTGCCGCGCCTGACCGACGCGGACGATGCGCCGCTCGTCGCGATTCCCGGCAATCCGCCGATGCCCGGCACCGCGCCGGCCGGCTGCGCGTTCGCGAAGCGCTGCACGTATGCGGAAGAACGCTGCGGCGCCGCGCGCCCCGCGCTCGAAACCTATGGCGCCGTGGGCGCGGTGCGCGCGTGCCACCGGCCCGTGGCCGATCTGACGGGAGGACTGCGATGAGCGTCAATGAACGCCGCAATGGCGGCGCGACGGACGACACGCTGTTGTCCGTCGAGGATCTGAAGGTGCATTTCCGCGTGCCGCTCGGCGGCTATCCTTGGTCGCCGAAGGGCACGCTGCGCGCGGTCGACGGCGTGTCGTTCGACGTGAAGCGCGGCGAGACGGTCGGGCTCGTCGGCGAATCGGGCTGCGGGAAGTCGACGCTCGCTCGCGCGCTGATCGGCCTCGTGCCGATGACGGCCGGCACGGTGAAATGGCGCGGCGAAGCCGTCGCGCCCGATCACCTGCGCGGCAACGCGATGCGGCGCGAAGTGCAGATGATCTTCCAGGATCCGCTCGCGTCGCTCGATCCGCGCATGACGATCGAGCAGATCGTCGCGGAGCCGCTCGTCACGCACCAGCCGGGCCTCGGCCGCACCGAAGTGCGCCGCCGCGTGGTCACGATGCTGGAGCGCGTCGGCCTGAACGCGCACCACCTGCTGCGTTATCCCCATGAATTTTCCGGCGGGCAGTGCCAGCGCGTCGGAATTGCACGCGCGCTGATCGGCGAGCCGAAGCTCGTGATCTGCGACGAGCCTGTATCGGCACTCGACGTGTCGATCCAGGCGCAGATCGTGAACCTGCTGCGCGACCTGCAGCGAGAACTGTCGTTGTCCTATCTGTTCGTCGCGCACGATCTGGCGGTGGTGAAGGCCATCAGCCAGCGCGTGCTCGTGATGTATCTCGGCCGCGTGATGGAGTTCGGCACGCGGCATGACGTGTACGGCGTGCCGCAGCACCCGTACACGAAGGCGCTGCTCGATGCGGCGCCGACGCCGGAGCCGGCGCGCGAGCGTGCTCGCCGTCCGATGCTGCTGGCGGGCGAGATGCCCTCGCCGCTCAACCCGCCGTCGGGCTGTGCGTTCCGCACGCGCTGCCCGGTCGCGATCGACGCGTGCGCGCAGGATGTGCCGCTGCCGGAGGTTCGGCAGGGCTCGGCGGCGCGTGTCGCGTGCATCCGTGCGGGCGCGGCGTGATTTGAAGTAACGCAGCAAACATAACCAGGCAGGTCAACAGGGGCAGGTGCGGCGCGAACGATCTTCGCGTCGCGGGTACAGGCGCGTCCTTAGCCGGGCACGCCGGGGGACCGGGAGCGGATCGCAACCGGCGTGGACGATATCAACACAAGACGAGAATCACGATGAAAAAACAGAAGACGATCGGGACGGCATCGAAGATGCTGCTTGCATGGGGACTGCCGGCACTCGCAGGCGTCTCGCTGACGGGCGTCGCGCACGCCGACGACGCGGCCCCCGCGCCGCTGACCGTCGCGCAGGCCGCGCCGGCCGCCGGTACGGGCTCGAGCGTTGCGCAGGCAACGACCCCGAACGCCGTCATCAACGCCGAAGCGACCCAGGCCGTCGCGCCGGCGGACGCGGAGCCGTCGGCCCAGTCGAAGTCGAAGGGCTTCATTGCCGACAGCCATCTCGACTTCCTGTTCCGCAACTATTCGGACGTGCTCGACAGCAAGGGCGGGCCGCATCGCCACGCATGGGTCCAGGGCGCGATGGCGAACTTCGAGTCGGGTTATACGACGGGCCTGATCGGTATCGGCTTCGACGCATCGCTGTATGCGGCGCTGAAGCTCGACGGCGGTCAGGGCGCCGGCAGCATGGTGCACATCGCGAAGGGCGGCGGCGGCGGCAACCAGCTCGCGTGGGCCTACCCGGGCATCTACGACATCAAGGCGCGCATCTCGAACACGGTGGTCAAGTACGGTCTGCAGGCCGTCGACAACCCGTTCATGGAGCAGCACGACAACCGCGCGCTGCCGCCGACCTTCCTCGGCGCGACGATCGTCAGCAATGAATTCAAGAACGTGATGCTCGAGGCCGGCAGCTTCACGAAGACCGACGCGCGCGGCCACACGACGCTCACCAACCTGACCACGCAATACGGCGGCACGCGCATCAACCGCCTGTCGTATGTCGGCGGCACGTGGGATTACTCGCCGAACGGCGAAGTCGCGCTGTACGCGAACCAGGCCGACGACGTGTGGCACCAGTACTACGCGTCGGTGAAGCACAGCATCGGCAGCCCGCAGACCATCAAGTGGACGGGCTTCGGCAACGTCTACTCGACGCACGACACGGGCGATGCGCTGCAGGGCAAGATCGACAACAACGCATACAGCCTGTCGGTGGCCGCGCAGCACGGCCCGCACGAGCTGCTGCTCGGCTTCCAGCAGGTGCTCGGCGACCAGTTCTTCGACTACCTGAACGAAACGAACGGCATCTTCCTGACCAACTCGATGGACGTCGACTACAACGCGCCGCACGAAAAGTCGCTGCAGCTGCGTTACACGTTCTACGGCAAGGAAGCGGGCCTGCCGGGCTTCAAGGCGATGGTCTGGGGCGTGACGGGCTGGGGTGCGGACGGCAGCGCGGGCGCGGCGAGCGACCCGACCAAGTCGAGCATCTACTGGAGCAATGGCGCGCCGGTGCAGGGCCGTCACCACGAGTTCGGCTTCATCCCGTCGTACACGTTCCAGAGCGGCAAGCTGAAGGACACGAAGGTCACGTTCATCGCGATGTGGCACAACGGTTCGGCGCACTACTCGGACGCGACGAACCGCGAGTACCGTCTGGTCGTGAACCTGCCGCTGCACGCGTTCTGATCGAAGGGGGACGCTGGTCCCCCGCATTGCGCGGTGGCCGGCCTGCGGTCAGTGTGATCAGGCCGGCTTGTGCAACCCCGCGACCGGATCGTTCGCGGCGGGCATCTCTTCCACGAGCGACGCGAGCTGGCGGCCCGTATCGCGCCAAGCGTCGAGGCCGCCGCGCAGCGCGAGCGCATCGGTGAAGCCTGCGTCGAGCAGGCGCTTCGCCATCAGCGCGGCCGTCACTTCGTTCGGGCACGAGCAGTACACGACGAACTTCTGCGTGAGCGGATAGCGCGCGACGATGTCGCCGATCTTCCGATCGTCGGCGAATTGCGCGCCGGGAATCGTGAACGGGTCGAGCTTGCGGTGCTCGGGCGAGCGCACGTCGAGCACCACCGGCGCGGCGGCGTCGCGCAGCAGCAGGTCGAGTTCGTCGACGCCGATGCGCGCATTGGCGAGCTGGCGGATCAGCGCGCGGCGGCGCATCCAGCGCACGGCCGCATAGATCGCCAGCAGCGCGACGATGACCAGCAGCACCGCGCGGCCGAGGTGGCTCGCGCCGGCGAACAGCCAGTCGATCTGCCGGTAGAACACGAGCCCGGCCACCAGTCCGACGATCGTCCACAGCGCGGCGCCGAGCGCGTCGTAGCCGACGAACGTGCGATAGCGCGTGCCGAGCGCGCCGGCCATCGGCACCGACACGAGCGACAGCCCGGGAATGAAGCGCGCGACCGCGAGCACGCGCACGCCGTAGCGGCCGAAGAAGCGTTCGGTCTTTCTCACGCAGGTATCGCGCGACAGCGACAGCCGGCAGATCGTCTTCAGCGTCGTGCCGCCGTAACGCCGCCCGGCGACGTACCAGACGGTGTCGCCGATCAGCGCGCCGAGCACCGACAGCGCCACCACCGTCACGAGCTGCGAGCCGATCATCGCCGGATGCATCGCGGACATCGCGCCGAACAGCACGAGCGTCGGCATCGCGGGCACCGGCAGGCCGATTGCCGCCGCGAGCACGTTGGCGAAGACGAGAAGCGGCCCGTACTGGGCGACGAGGTCACGGAGCATGGCGGCTAGCCGAAAAGGAAATGCGTGGGCAGGAAACGCAGATGGGCCGATTATCGGCCATTTTCAAGACAGCGGCGGGGAATGACGGAAAGCGCCTGACGGCGGCAGGGGGATGTTGGTGAGCCGGCGCGTTGAGCGCGGCTCACCGTTCGAAATCAGGAGGACGTACGGACGAGCGATGCGGCGCCGTGGTTTTCGCCGGGCAGCTCGGCGCCGTGCGAGCGGATCGCCGCAATGAGTTCGGCCGGCGTGATCTCGTAGCGGACCTCGCGGTGGATGCCGGGCTTGCGTTCGTCGATCTCGATCAGCAGCACGCTCTTGCCGTCGCCGGTTGCTTCGAGCCGGAGCGAGCGCAGTTCGCGGCCGTCGGCCGGGTCGTGTTCGGTGAGCAGGGTCATTGCCCCGGATGAGCCGGTAGTGCGCATCGAACCTATCCTCGTGTCGTGGATGCCGTAGCGGCAAAGAGGTCTTTGTTGAATACAGCTTGACGGAGTTTAACGCGAACGGGCCGCAACACGGAGCATTTTCGTGAGGCGAAATGAGGGCTGCACCACCGATCCTTCTGATGTTTGAGCCCCGCTGGGCGGGCGTTTCAGCCGAATCGGGCGCGGCCGCGGCCGGTGTTTGGCCGACCTTCGCGGCCGCGCCGGCGCGGGCGGCGACACGCGGTGCAACGCGCGTCGCCGTGGTGGCGTCAGAAGCGGTCGGCAAGCCCCATCGCCGGGTCGCTGACCGAGTGGCGGCCCGTTTCGACGCGGCCGGCCACACGGCGCGAGAAGCTCGCGTCGCTGTCCGCGGTGACGACGAAGTCGTACCAGTGGCCGGTCGAGTCGAGCTGCCAGTGCAGCTCGGACTGGTCGCCGGCGCGTACCGTGACGGTCCACGTGGTGCCCGTGCCGTTGCCATTGCCATTGCCATTGCCATTGCCATTGCCGTAATGGTGACCCTGGCTGCTGCCGTTTTCGTTGCCGTGGCCATGACCGCGATCGTCGTTTCCGCCACGGCCGGACAGCGGCCCGTAGACCTGGTTCGACTTCACCGTGAAGCGCACCGTGCCGCCGCCGTCGTTGCGCAGCCGCAGGTGGAGGTTGCCGCTCGCGCCCGCATAGCCGACGCGAACTTCCGGATGGGGCGCGCGCGCGCCGGCCAGGCGGCTCAGGTCGCCGGTGAAGCGGCGGTGATAGCCGTTCGGGCCGAGCACCCACAGGTCATATTTACCGCCATTGTCGGCGCGCGCGGCCCAGTCGCCGTGCAGCGTCTTGCCCGGCTCGACGACATAGCGCTGCGGCACGCGCTCGAGGTGCAGCTTGTCGTAGACGTGAAACACGGCGGCGGCGCGGCCCCTGTTCGCGAACTTCAGCGTGACCGTGCCGTTGCCGGCATCGGCACGCGCGCTCGCATGCAGCTCGTACGGCAACGCGCGCGACGGGCGCACGCCGGTGGCCTGCGCGGGCAGCGCGGGCGCGACCGGCGGCACGATCTTCGGCGCGGCCTGCTGCGCGGCGCTCAGCGCGTCGACCTGGCTTTTTGTCGTATGGCCCGCGAGCGTCGGCAGCGGTTCGTTGTTCGGCGCGCGGAAGTTGAACGCGCTCGTCAGGTCGCCGCACACCGCGCGGCGGTACGCACTGATCTGCGGTTCCGCGACGCCGAAGCGCTTTTCGAGGAAGAGCAGCGTCGACGTATGGTCGAATACCTGCGAGTTGACCCAGCCGCCGCGGCTCCACGGCGACACGACCCACATCGGCACGCGCGGGCCCGGGCCGTACGGGCGGCCGTCGGTCGCCGGCTGGCTCGACGTGGCCGGCGTGAAGTCGTGGTATTCGACGGCGACGTCGGCGGCGGCCAGCGTATGGCCGCCCGCGAGCGTGCCGTCGGCGTTGCGCGACGGCACGGCCGGCGACGGCATGTGGTCGAAGAAGCCGTCGTTCTCGTCGTAGTTGACCAGCAGCACGGTCTTGCTCCACACCTCCGGGTTCGCCGTCAGCGCATCGAGCACGGCCTGCACGTACCAGCCGCCCTGCGCGGGGCTCGACGGTCCCGGGTGTTCGCTGTACGCGGACGGCGGGATGATCCACGACACCTCGGGCAGCTTGCCGTTGCGGATGTCGTCGCGGAACGATTCGAGAAAGCCGTACGGCATCGTGTTGCCGAACCCTTTCGCGAGCGGGCTCAACGGATCGTCGATCGCCGGATCGTAGAACGCGCCGGCGGCCGGCATCTGCTCGATCGCCGCGCGCCAGTGGCGAAAGCTCATCATCTCGTTGCAGCCGAAGTTGTCGATCAGGCTCTGGTAGACCTTCCAGTTCACGCCGGCCTGCTGCAGCCGGTCGGCGTAGGTGGTCCAGGTCCAGCCCTGGCTCGACGGGCCGATGTCGTTGCCGCCGTTGAACTGGTTGTTCAGCGCGGCGAGCTTCACGCGGCTGCCGTCGGCGGGGCTGATGCCGTTCGGGCCATTGGTGCCGCTCCAGTAGAACAGGCGGTTCGCGATCGTGCCCGTGTGCATCCCGCAGTGGTAGTGGTCGCACAGCGTGAACGCATCGGCGAGCGCGCGCTGGAACGGCACTTCCGCCGCGTCGAAATAGCCCATCGACAGCGGTGTCTTCGCGTCGGGCCAGTGGTTCATCCGGCCGTGATCCCACGCGGCCTGCGCATCGGCCCACGTGTGCGGCGTGCCGCCCGCGCGCTGCGCGTTGCCCTGGCTTGCGTCGAGGTGATACGGCGTGAGGGTCGTGGCGGGCGTCGACTTCGTGTACGTCTGGTAGAACGCGTCGCGGCCGTTCGGCGACGGCACCGCGAAGCGGTCGCCGTAGCCGCGCACGCCCTTGAACGTGCCGAAGTAGCTGTCGAATGCGCGGTTCTCCATCATCAGCAGCACGACGTGCTTGACGTCCTTGATGGTCCCCGTTTCGTGAAACGCGGGAATGGCGAGCGCGCGGCGGATGCTCGGCGGAAACGCGGACAGCGCGGCGGCGGCGAGGCCGGAAGTGGCGGTCTGCTGAAGGAATTTGCGGCGAGACGTCATGGCGTTCGGATCCTGTGATGGTGGGAGCGTTCGTGACTTCGTCTGGATGCGCCCGTGGGTCGTCCCCCCTGGGACGCATCCGCGATGCGTGTGCGTTCGAGTGCGTCGGCCGTGCGTGGCGGAGGTGCGCGCGTCGCGGCCGACACGCGGTGTCGCGCGGATGCATCGGCCGTCGTTGCGATCCTGGGCGGCGCCCAGTCTAGGGAGACGACATGACGTCGACGTGATGAAGAAATGACATCGCATGTCGTGGGCGTGACGTTGCATGCGCAACGATTCGTCCGGAAGCGACGCGTGATGGAAGAGGGTAAAGAATTACCGATCACTGCATGCCGGATCGGTCAGATTTTTCCGACTCGCGACCCGGGAGCGCGATCGCGTGTCGTTGCGGATACAACGGCATCGCGCGACGACGTGGCGCCCATGTTTCAAATGCGTGAAATCGGATAAGCTCGAAACGTTGCTGCGCGTGTGCGCAGTCCGCGCCGCTGGCGCGACTTTTCGGAGCCGGCCCACCCATGACCGACATCAGGATCCGGCACAGCGAGGCGCACGACGTCGACGCGATCCGGCAGATCGCCGCGCATCCCGCGGTGTACATGAATACCTTGCAGCCTCCGTTTCCGTCGCTCGAAAAATGGCAGCAGCGGCTCGAAGGCGCGCGCGAGCGCGGCGTGAGCCTCGTCGCCGAAATCGACGGCGCGGTGGTCGGCCATCTCGGCCTGCATCCCGAGCCGAATCCGCGCCGGCGCCACGCGGCAGGGCTCGGCATGATGGTCGACGCGGCCCGTCACGGGCGCGGCGTCGGCAGCCGCCTGCTCGCGGCTGCGATCGATCTCGCGGAAAACTGGCTGAACATCACGCGTCTCGAGTTGACCGTGTTTACCGACAACCGCGCGGCGATCGCGCTCTACGAGAAGCACGGTTTCCGGATCGAAGGCGAAGCGCCGGGTTATGCATTGCGCGACGGCGTGCATGCGTCCGTGTTTCACATGGCGCGGATCAAAGAGCGGCAATGAAGGGCCGGCCGGCGCGTGTGCGACGGATCGCGCGGCCACGATGCCGCGCGTCATATTCAATCGAGAATTCGTTCGTTTCCCGCCGGCTGCGCCCGTCGTATCGTTGAGCGATTTGCCGGTCGCTTCGGCAGGCGTTCGCTTTTGTTCGCTTCGATGCGCGCGCCATGCGTCGCGGCATTCCGGCGTGTGCGACGCCGCATGTCGGTGCGCTTCATCGCTTCATGGTCACCGTTTCGCGCGCCGCACCCTCCTGCAACCGTCTCTTTCAACGGAACCCGCCTCGATGAAAACCGCTCTCCGGAATCTGACTGCCGCCTGCCTGTTCGCCGCCGCGGGTGCGGCGTTTGCCGCTGCCGCGCCTGCGGGCGCCGCGGTGTCGAGCGCATCGCCTGAAGGCGCGCATCTGCCGCCGGGCATCGCGTGGCAGCACGGTGACGTCGATGCCGCGTTCGCGCTGGCGAAGCGCACCGGCAAGCCGCTGTTGCTCTACTGGGGCGCGGTGTGGTGCCCGTCGTGCAACCAGGTGAAGTCGACGATCTTCAGCCAGCAGGCCTTCAAGACCCGCTCGTCTTTCTTCGTGCCCGTGTATCTCGACGGCGATACCGAAAGCGCGCAGAAGCTCGGCGAGCGTTTCAAGGTGCACGGCTATCCGACGATGATCCTGTTTCGCCCGGACGGCACCGAAGTGACGCGGCTGCCGGGCGAAGCCGATCTCGATCGCTACATGCAGGCGCTGTCGCTCGGGATGACAGCCGCGCATCCGGTGCGGCAGACGCTCGCAAACGCGCTGAAGAACGGCGCGTCGCTGACGCCGGACGAATGGCGCCTGCTGGCCGACTATTCGTGGGATACCGACGGCGCGCTGCCGGTGCCGGCCGATCGCGTCGCCGAGACGCTGCAGTCGCTCGCGCAACGCGCGCGGGCGGCCGGCGCGAAGGCCGATTCGGCGCGATTCGCGCTGAAGTCGGCGGTGGTCGCCGCGTCGGACGATCCGGCGCAGGCCGGCGCGCTCGACAAGGCGGCGCTCGCCGATTCGCTGCGCACGGTGCTGCACGCTCCCGCGATGTCGCGCGCCGATTCGGACGTGCTGGTCGTGGCGCCCGCACGCGTGGTCGCGTATCTCGGCGGCGACGACGCGCAGCGCGCAAAGCTGCGCGGCGCGTACGACACGGCGCTCGCGCGCCTGTCGACCGACACCACGCTGTCGTCGATCGACCGGCTGATGGCGCTGCACGGCCGCGTACTGCTCGCGCGCGGCGACGCGCGCAAGGGCGCGCCGCTCGCTGCACCGGCGCTGGCCGACACCGCGCGCCAGCAGATCGCCGCGTCGGTGCAGCGCGCCGCCAATGCGTACGAGCGGCAGGCGCTCGTCAGCGAAGGCGCGGACACGCTGACCGACGCGGGGCTGTACGACGAGTCGGATGCGTTGCTGAAGGCCGAGTTGCCGCGTTCGTCCACGCCGTACTACTTCATGTCCGGGCTGGCCGCGAATGCGAAGGCGCGCGGCGACAAGGCCGCGGCGCTCGACTGGTACCGCAAGGCGTACGACTCGGCGAGCGGATCGGCGACGAAGCTGCGCTGGGGCGCGACCTATTTTGCGAATGCGGTCGAACTGGCGCCGGACGATTCGGCGCGCATCGAAGGGATTGCCGCGAGTGTGCTCGCCCAGGCCGACAAGACCCGGGACGCGTTCTACGGCGCGAACCTGCGCGCGTTGACCAAGGTCGTCACGCAGTTGAACCGTTGGCGCGGCGGCGGCGCGCACGATGCGTCGGTCAGGTCGGTCGTGAAGCAGTTCGACGGCGTATGCGGGAAGCTGCCCGCGGGCGATCCGCAGGCAGTGGCGTGCGCGAAACTGATCCAGCCCGTGAAGGCGTAACGACGCGCGGTCGCATCGTCGAGCGGGCCGGACGATCGATTACTGGCCCGACTCCGACGACGCGCCGCGATCGCTGCCGTATCCGGCGTCGTGCTGACGGGCAATCTTCGCTTCCGCGGAAACGATGCTGGCCGGATAGAACCAGTCGCTCGACTGGAAGCCGGCCTGCTTCAGCGCCTTGACTTCGGCGCGGACCTGCGCGCGTGTCAGCGGCTGGTTCGACTGCGCCTGCGCGGCGAGCGGGGCCGACACGGCCAGGGCAATGGCAACGGCATGGATCAGGCGCTTCATGGTCGGGACCTCCAGGATTCCGGTGAATCGCGGCGCTGCGTTCGTCGAAGCGCCGGGCGACGTTGGAACCAGTGTAGGCCGGGGCGGGCGCGCGAAAAATGCGATCGCGCCCAACGCAGTGTTTTGTTGCGGGCAACAATGGTTGGGCGGTGGCGGGCGATACTGGATGGCGGCACGGCGGCCCGGGTGCGACGCACGCGCGCGGTGGTGCGGAGCCGACCGGGTCCGGCGAGCGGGGAATTGAAATCGGACCGGATGCGAGTTCCGGAATCCGTTCCGGTTCGCATGCGGTCCGATCGTGAAAGGCAGGTCGGGTTTGAAGCGGCCTGCTGCGGCGATGCGGCAGGCCGGGAGGCGGCGTATGGAACGCCGTCTCGTGCAGGTGCTTACACGAGCCCCGTCGTGTAGTACACGGCGATCACGAAGAACACCGCGAGCGTCTTGATGACGGTAACCGCGAAGATGTCGCGATACGACTCGCGGTGCGTGAGGCCCGTCACCGCGAGCAGCGTGATCACCGCGCCGTTGTGCGGCAGCGTGTCCATGCCGCCGCTCGCCATCGCGACGACCCGGTGCAGCACGTCCAGCGGAATGTTGGCGGCCTGCGCGCCCTTGATGAACAGGTCCGACATCGCGGCGAGCGCGATGCTCATGCCGCCCGACGCCGAGCCGGTGATCCCCGCGAGCGAACTGACCGACACGGCCGCGTTGACGAGCGGGTTCGGAATGCTCTTCAGCGCATCGCCGACGACGAGGAAGCCCGGCAGCGCGGCGATCACGCCGCCGAAGCCGTATTCCGACGCGGTGTTCATCGCGGCGAGCAGCGCGCCGCCGACGGCGGCCTTCGAGCCGGCCGCAAAGTGGTCGCTGACGCGTTTGAACGCGGTCAGGACGACCAGCACGATGCCGAGCAGCAGCGCGGCCTCGACCGACCAGATCGCAACGACGGTCTTGATCGACGTCGTCACCGGCGTGTGCACGCCCGGCAGCACGTCCGGCGCGACCGTGTACGACGCGGCGCCGTACCACTGCGGGATCAGCTTCGTGAACGTGAAGTTCGACACGCCGACGAGGGCCAGCGGCAGGATCGCGAGCGCGGGATGCGGCAGCGACGTCGTCTCGACGCGCTCCGGCTCGTTGACGAGCGACGTGCCGTAGCCTTCGCCCTTCGCCATCGCCGAGCGGCGGCGCCATTCGAGATAACTGAGGCCGACGACGATGATGAACAGCGAGCCGATCGTGCCGAGCGCCGGCGCGGCCCAGGCGGTCGTCTTGAAGAACGTGGTCGGGATGATGTTCTGGATCTGCGGCGTGCCGGGCAGCGAATCCATCGTGAACGAAAACGCGCCGAGCGCGATCGCGCCGGGCATCAGCCGCTTCGGGATGTTGCTCTGGCGATAGAGTTCGGCCGCGAACGGATAGACCGCGAACACCACGACGAACAGCGACACGCCGCCATAGGTGAGCAGCGCGCACACCGCGACGATCACCGCATTCGCGCGCGAGCGGCCGATGTAGCGGATCGCCGCATGGACGATCGACTCGGAGAACCCGGACAGTTCGATCACCTTGCCGAACACTGCGCCGAGCATGAATACCGGGAAATACAGTTTGACGAAGCCGACCATCTTCTCCATGAAGATGCCGGAGAAGACCGGTGCGACGGCGGCGGGTTCGGTCAGGAGCACCGCGCCGAGCGCGGCGATCGGCGCGAACAGGATCACGCTGTAGCCGCGATACGCGGCGAACATCAGGAACGCCAGCGCGGCGAGGACGATCACGAAAGACAAGGGAGTCTCCTAATGGCTTTGATTGTTGTTCGATCGCGCGATGCGTCGCGGACCGGCTCAGGTTCGTGCAGGTTTCGTGCCATCGGCCGGATTGCGCCGCCGGACATGGGTCCGCCGGAGGCCGGCGGGCCCGCGCCGGCCTATGTCTGACGATTCTACAGAAAACGTCTCCATCGGGAGACGATATGGCCGTTCGGCCAGCCCGTGAAATCGTACAGGGCTTTCCCCGACAAGGCGTTGCGGCGTGTCTCCAGAATGAGATAATCCGTCTCGTTCCGGAGACATCCGGCCGAGGATACACGGAGACGACGACACGATGATGAACGACTGGGTCCGCCTGCCCGTCAATTACGGCGACGTGCTGCGGCGTGCCGCCGAGTCGCTGTTCCGGACCTTCGAGGATTCGAGCGCGGGTACGGTGGTCGTCGATCGCGACGCGCGTGTCGTGTGGATGAACGAGCGTTACGCAGCGCGCTTCGGTTTCGCCGATCCGCAGCAGGCCGTCGGTCTCGAC comes from Burkholderia pyrrocinia and encodes:
- a CDS encoding phosphocholine-specific phospholipase C — its product is MTSRRKFLQQTATSGLAAAALSAFPPSIRRALAIPAFHETGTIKDVKHVVLLMMENRAFDSYFGTFKGVRGYGDRFAVPSPNGRDAFYQTYTKSTPATTLTPYHLDASQGNAQRAGGTPHTWADAQAAWDHGRMNHWPDAKTPLSMGYFDAAEVPFQRALADAFTLCDHYHCGMHTGTIANRLFYWSGTNGPNGISPADGSRVKLAALNNQFNGGNDIGPSSQGWTWTTYADRLQQAGVNWKVYQSLIDNFGCNEMMSFRHWRAAIEQMPAAGAFYDPAIDDPLSPLAKGFGNTMPYGFLESFRDDIRNGKLPEVSWIIPPSAYSEHPGPSSPAQGGWYVQAVLDALTANPEVWSKTVLLVNYDENDGFFDHMPSPAVPSRNADGTLAGGHTLAAADVAVEYHDFTPATSSQPATDGRPYGPGPRVPMWVVSPWSRGGWVNSQVFDHTSTLLFLEKRFGVAEPQISAYRRAVCGDLTSAFNFRAPNNEPLPTLAGHTTKSQVDALSAAQQAAPKIVPPVAPALPAQATGVRPSRALPYELHASARADAGNGTVTLKFANRGRAAAVFHVYDKLHLERVPQRYVVEPGKTLHGDWAARADNGGKYDLWVLGPNGYHRRFTGDLSRLAGARAPHPEVRVGYAGASGNLHLRLRNDGGGTVRFTVKSNQVYGPLSGRGGNDDRGHGHGNENGSSQGHHYGNGNGNGNGNGNGTGTTWTVTVRAGDQSELHWQLDSTGHWYDFVVTADSDASFSRRVAGRVETGRHSVSDPAMGLADRF
- a CDS encoding GNAT family N-acetyltransferase, whose protein sequence is MTDIRIRHSEAHDVDAIRQIAAHPAVYMNTLQPPFPSLEKWQQRLEGARERGVSLVAEIDGAVVGHLGLHPEPNPRRRHAAGLGMMVDAARHGRGVGSRLLAAAIDLAENWLNITRLELTVFTDNRAAIALYEKHGFRIEGEAPGYALRDGVHASVFHMARIKERQ
- a CDS encoding thioredoxin family protein, encoding MKTALRNLTAACLFAAAGAAFAAAAPAGAAVSSASPEGAHLPPGIAWQHGDVDAAFALAKRTGKPLLLYWGAVWCPSCNQVKSTIFSQQAFKTRSSFFVPVYLDGDTESAQKLGERFKVHGYPTMILFRPDGTEVTRLPGEADLDRYMQALSLGMTAAHPVRQTLANALKNGASLTPDEWRLLADYSWDTDGALPVPADRVAETLQSLAQRARAAGAKADSARFALKSAVVAASDDPAQAGALDKAALADSLRTVLHAPAMSRADSDVLVVAPARVVAYLGGDDAQRAKLRGAYDTALARLSTDTTLSSIDRLMALHGRVLLARGDARKGAPLAAPALADTARQQIAASVQRAANAYERQALVSEGADTLTDAGLYDESDALLKAELPRSSTPYYFMSGLAANAKARGDKAAALDWYRKAYDSASGSATKLRWGATYFANAVELAPDDSARIEGIAASVLAQADKTRDAFYGANLRALTKVVTQLNRWRGGGAHDASVRSVVKQFDGVCGKLPAGDPQAVACAKLIQPVKA
- a CDS encoding DUF4148 domain-containing protein, with amino-acid sequence MKRLIHAVAIALAVSAPLAAQAQSNQPLTRAQVRAEVKALKQAGFQSSDWFYPASIVSAEAKIARQHDAGYGSDRGASSESGQ
- a CDS encoding GntP family permease, producing the protein MSFVIVLAALAFLMFAAYRGYSVILFAPIAALGAVLLTEPAAVAPVFSGIFMEKMVGFVKLYFPVFMLGAVFGKVIELSGFSESIVHAAIRYIGRSRANAVIVAVCALLTYGGVSLFVVVFAVYPFAAELYRQSNIPKRLMPGAIALGAFSFTMDSLPGTPQIQNIIPTTFFKTTAWAAPALGTIGSLFIIVVGLSYLEWRRRSAMAKGEGYGTSLVNEPERVETTSLPHPALAILPLALVGVSNFTFTKLIPQWYGAASYTVAPDVLPGVHTPVTTSIKTVVAIWSVEAALLLGIVLVVLTAFKRVSDHFAAGSKAAVGGALLAAMNTASEYGFGGVIAALPGFLVVGDALKSIPNPLVNAAVSVSSLAGITGSASGGMSIALAAMSDLFIKGAQAANIPLDVLHRVVAMASGGMDTLPHNGAVITLLAVTGLTHRESYRDIFAVTVIKTLAVFFVIAVYYTTGLV